Proteins encoded together in one Impatiens glandulifera chromosome 1, dImpGla2.1, whole genome shotgun sequence window:
- the LOC124920611 gene encoding uncharacterized protein LOC124920611 → MEFFRKAKSVRLRSHHDKFLLADDDKVTVCQDRHGTCKAAKWIVELVDGCDTVIRLKSCYGRYLTAADDQFLLGVTGRKVLQTLPSRLDSKVEWEPTRDGFQVRLKTRYGNYLRANGGLPPWRNSITHDIPHRHTGWILWQVDIVEVVPQSPAPKQRPPTPAAPPPPTLQAASKNDDDDDDDDEDDSSNVFRLRSDSLAPHSEVGGGGGGGRMIYYYVANEDGDIDERLEESSFVLKGHSLEQLTQELEKETGMEDVIVCSRNQSNGNLYPLRLALPPNNATMHIIVVPATSRVARDFVPDASSSSSS, encoded by the exons ATGGAGTTTTTCCGGAAGGCGAAATCCGTCCGCCTTAGAAGTCATCATGACAAATTCCTCTTAGCCGACGACGATAAAGTGACCGTTTGTCAGGATCGTCACGGCACCTGCAAGGCTGCCAAATGGATCGTGGAATTGGTGGACGGTTGCGACACCGTGATCCGCCTTAAAAGCTGCTACGGGAGGTATCTCACCGCCGCCGACGATCAATTCCTCCTCGGCGTTACCGGACGGAAGGTCCTCCAGACCCTTCCATCCAGATTGGATTCCAAGGTCGAGTGGGAGCCCACCCGAGATGGCTTTCAGGTCCGACTCAAAACTCGCTACGGAAATTATCTCCGAGCCAACGGTGGCCTTCCTCCTTGGAGGAACTCCATCACCCACGATATCCCCCACCGCCACACTGGTTGGATTTTGTGGCAGGTAGACATTGTTGAAGTCGTGCCACAGTCACCGGCGCCCAAGCAACGTCCTCCAACTCCTGCTGCTCCTCCTCCTCCTACTCTTCAGGCTGCTTCtaaaaatgatgatgatgatgatgacgacgacgaAGACGACTCTTCGAATGTTTTCCGTCTTAGATCCGATTCATTAGCACCGCATTCggag GTCGGGGGAGGAGGTGGAGGTGGTCGGATGATATACTACTATGTGGCTAACGAAGATGGGGATATTGATGAGAGGTTAGAAGAGAGTTCATTTGTATTGAAGGGACACAGTTTGGAACAGTTAACGCAGGAGTTGGAGAAAGAAACAGGGATGGAGGATGTCATAGTGTGCTCCAGAAACCAATCCAATGGAAACCTTTATCCGCTTCGCTTAGCTCTTCCTCCCAACAATGCAACCATGCACATCATTGTAGTTCCAGCAACTTCCAGAG TGGCAAGAGATTTTGTTCCAgatgcttcttcttcttcttcatcctgA